The Coffea arabica cultivar ET-39 chromosome 9e, Coffea Arabica ET-39 HiFi, whole genome shotgun sequence genome has a window encoding:
- the LOC113709672 gene encoding V-type proton ATPase subunit B2, with amino-acid sequence MGVAQNNIDMEEGTLEIGMEYRTVSGVAGPLVILEKVKGPKYQEIVNIRLGNGTTRRGQVLEVDGEKAVVQVFEGTSGIDNKFTTVQFTGEVLKTPVSLDMLGRIFNGSGKPIDNGPPILPEAYLDISGNSINPSERTYPEEMIQTGISTIDVMNSIARGQKIPLFSAAGLPHNEIAAQICRQAGLVKRLEKSDNLLEDVEEDNFAIVFAAMGVNMETAQFFKRDFEENGSMERVTLFLNLANDPTIERIITPRIALTTAEYLAYECGKHVLVILTDMSSYADALREVSAAREEVPGRRGYPGYMYTDLATIYERAGRIEGRKGSITQIPILTMPNDDITHPTPDLTGYITEGQIYIDRQLHNRQIYPPINVLPSLSRLMKSAIGEGMTRRDHADVSNQLYANYAIGKDVQAMKAVVGEEALSSEDLLYLEFLDKFERKFVAQGAYDTRNIFQSLDIAWTLLRIFPRELLHRIPAKTLDQYYSRESAN; translated from the exons ATGGGCGTGGCACAAAACAATATCGATATGGAGGAGGGAACTCTGGAGATTGGCATGG AATACCGAACAGTCTCTGGAGTTGCTGGGCCGTTGGTTATTCTTGAGAAAGTCAAG GGACCTAAATACCAGGAGATTGTTAATATTCGTTTAGGAAATGGAACTACTCGGCGTGGACAAGTCTTGGAAGTAGATGGGGAGAAAGCAGTTGTTCAG GTTTTTGAAGGAACTTCTGGAATCGATAATAAGTTCACAACTGTACAGTTTACAGGCGAG GTTTTAAAAACTCCTGTCTCACTGGATATGCTTGGGCGCATATTTAATGGTTCTGGGAAGCCTATTGACAATGGCCCTCCTATTTTGcctgaagcttacttggatatttCTGGCAA TTCCATCAATCCTAGTGAGAGAACATATCCTGAGGAAATGATACAGACTGGGATTTCTACAATTGATGTCATGAACTCAATTGCTAGGGGACAAAAAATTCCGCTTTTCTCAGCTGCTGGTCTCCCGCATAATGAAATTGCAGCCCAGATCTGTCGTCAGGCTGGTTTGGTGAAGCGATTGGAGAAATCTGACAATCTTCTTGAG GATGTAGAAGAGGACAATTTTGCAATTGTCTTTGCAGCTATGGGAGTGAACATGGAGACAGCACAGTTTTTTAAACGTGATTTTGAGGAAAATGGATCTATGGAGAGAGTGACTCTCTTCCTAAACCTG GCAAATGATCCTACAATAGAACGTATCATTACTCCTCGGATTGCTCTGACCACTGCTGAATATCTGGCATATGAATGTGGGAAGCATGTCCTTGTCATCTTGACTGATATGAGTTCTTATGCTGATGCTCTTCGTGAG GTTTCTGCTGCCCGAGAAGAAGTACCTGGAAGACGTGGCTATCCTGGTTATATGTATACTGATCTGGCAACCATTTATGAGCGTGCCGGACGTATTGAAGGGCGAAAAGGATCTATTACTCAAATTCCTATCTTGACTATGCCCAATGATg ATATTACACATCCAACTCCAGATCTTACAGGTTACATCACTGAGGGGCAGATATATATTGACAGGCAGCTTCACAATAGGCAG ATATATCCTCCAATCAATGTACTTCCTTCGTTGTCTCGTTTAATGAAG AGTGCCATCGGTGAAGGGATGACTCGCCGGGATCATGCGGATGTGTCCAACCAG CTGTACGCAAATTATGCAATTGGGAAGGATGTGCAGGCAATGAAAGCTGTGGTTGGAGAAGAAGCTCTTTCTTCTGAGGATCTG CTGTACCTGGAGTTCCTTGACAAATTTGAGAGGAAGTTTGTTGCTCAAGGAGCATATGATACCAGGAACATTTTCCAGTCACTTGATATAGCATGGACCTTGCTCCGCATCTTTCCACGCGAGCTTCTCCACCGCATTCCGGCGAAGACGCTTGACCAATATTACAGTAGAGAGTCAGCTAATTGA
- the LOC113709335 gene encoding probable hexosyltransferase MUCI70 isoform X2, with amino-acid sequence MDNDFQRSVSLRASRRPDRINLSYQKGGGGNSAPDFSMKIIWKKGFIRLVLVAGIIWMLLILSAVLFHIWSCQSSLAFFSAFCNKDSKVFGKLHTMGLVRPPHRCPIPVADDPNTVVIPKRGSPERFVQSLSYIMEDDMASNRSESPPLFGGHQTWKQRDKSFKVKPTMKVHCGFMKNGGAEMDPKDIEYSKKCRFVVASGIFDGYDLPYQPSNISQRSRKLFCFLMVVDEESYNFIKGNVTVREDEAGGQWVGIWRLVLLKHPPYDEPRRNGKVPKILTHRLFPQAQYSIWIDGKMELIVDPLLILERYLWRGKHTFAIAQHKHHRSIYEEADANKRRKRYARPLIDLHMRIYRYEGMEPWNPKKGTLSDVPEGAVIIREHTAMNNLFSCLWFNEVNLLTPRDQLSFGYVVYRLGGLFKFFMFPNCEYSSIFILHPHIREHSSPIEWVKTLEEFEKDPSLKETRGGLGLWNPYPGNLDFVVLPPVARTSKAG; translated from the exons ATGGACAATGATTTTCAACGTTCCGTTTCATTACGGGCCAGTCGTAGGCCGGACCGAATTAATTTATCCTACCAGAAAG GTGGTGGTGGGAACTCAGCGccagatttctcaatgaagattATATGGAAGAAGGGTTTCATTAGATTGGTGTTGGTGGCTGGGATTATTTGGATGCTACTTATCCTTTCTGCTGTGCTGTTTCATATTTGGTCTTGTCAATCttctcttgctttcttttcAG CTTTTTGTAACAAAGATAGCAAGGTATTCGGCAAGCTACACACAATGGGTCTTGTTAGACCACCACACC GCTGTCCAATTCCTGTCGCTGATGACCCTAATACTGTAGTAATTCCAAAAAGAGGATCCCCTGAGAGATTTGTTCAAAGTTTATCCTATATAATGGAAGATGACATGGCTAGTAATAGATCTGAATCGCCTCCTCTCTTTGGAGGACATCAGACCTGGAAACAAAGAGATAAAAGCTTCAAAGTAAAGCCTACGATGAAG GTGCATTGTGGTTTTATGAAAAATGGTGGTGCAGAAATGGACCCAAAGGATATCGAATATTCCAAGAAGTGTCGATTTGTTGTTGCATCTGGTATATTTGATGGATATGACCTACCTTATCAACCATCCAATATAAGCCAGCGCTCGAGGAAGCTATTTTGTTTTCTGATGGTGGTGGATGAAGAATCTTATAACTTTATCAAGGGAAATGTTACAGTTAGAGAGGATGAGGCTGGTGGGCAGTGGGTGGGTATCTGGCGTCTAGTTCTGCTGAAGCATCCGCCTTATGATGAGCCCAGGAGGAATGGAAAGGTTCCAAAGATATTAACCCACCGACTATTTCCTCAAGCACAATACAGCATATGGATTGATGGTAAAATGGAGCTTATAGTTGATCCGTTGCTAATTTTAGAAAG ATATCTATGGCGGGGGAAGCACACATTTGCAATTGCACAGCACAAGCATCATAGAAGTATATATGAGGAGGCTGATGCTAATAAACGTAGAAAGCGATATGCTCGTCCTCTTATAGATCTCCACATGAGAATTTACCGCTATGAGGGGATGGAGCCATGGAATCCAAAGAAAGGCACTTTGAGTG ATGTGCCTGAAGGAGCTGTTATCATTCGCGAACATACTGCTATGAATAATTTGTTTAGTTGCTTGTGGTTTAATGAGGTTAACCTCCTTACGCCAAGAGATCAGCTGAGCTTTGGCTATGTTGTTTACAGGTTGGGAGGtctcttcaaattttttatgttcCCAAACTGTGAATACAGCTCAATTTTTATTCTGCACCCACACATTCGGGAACATTCGTCCCCAATAGAGTGGGTGAAAACATTAGAGGAGTTTGAGAAAGACCCTAGCTTGAAAGAGACTAGGGGAGGATTAGGCTTGTGGAACCCTTATCCTGGGAATCTTGATTTTGTTGTGCTACCACCTGTAGCTAGAACATCAAAAGCAGGATAA
- the LOC113709335 gene encoding probable hexosyltransferase MUCI70 isoform X1, whose amino-acid sequence MDNDFQRSVSLRASRRPDRINLSYQKGGGGNSAPDFSMKIIWKKGFIRLVLVAGIIWMLLILSAVLFHIWSCQSSLAFFSGTFCNKDSKVFGKLHTMGLVRPPHRCPIPVADDPNTVVIPKRGSPERFVQSLSYIMEDDMASNRSESPPLFGGHQTWKQRDKSFKVKPTMKVHCGFMKNGGAEMDPKDIEYSKKCRFVVASGIFDGYDLPYQPSNISQRSRKLFCFLMVVDEESYNFIKGNVTVREDEAGGQWVGIWRLVLLKHPPYDEPRRNGKVPKILTHRLFPQAQYSIWIDGKMELIVDPLLILERYLWRGKHTFAIAQHKHHRSIYEEADANKRRKRYARPLIDLHMRIYRYEGMEPWNPKKGTLSDVPEGAVIIREHTAMNNLFSCLWFNEVNLLTPRDQLSFGYVVYRLGGLFKFFMFPNCEYSSIFILHPHIREHSSPIEWVKTLEEFEKDPSLKETRGGLGLWNPYPGNLDFVVLPPVARTSKAG is encoded by the exons ATGGACAATGATTTTCAACGTTCCGTTTCATTACGGGCCAGTCGTAGGCCGGACCGAATTAATTTATCCTACCAGAAAG GTGGTGGTGGGAACTCAGCGccagatttctcaatgaagattATATGGAAGAAGGGTTTCATTAGATTGGTGTTGGTGGCTGGGATTATTTGGATGCTACTTATCCTTTCTGCTGTGCTGTTTCATATTTGGTCTTGTCAATCttctcttgctttcttttcAGGTA CTTTTTGTAACAAAGATAGCAAGGTATTCGGCAAGCTACACACAATGGGTCTTGTTAGACCACCACACC GCTGTCCAATTCCTGTCGCTGATGACCCTAATACTGTAGTAATTCCAAAAAGAGGATCCCCTGAGAGATTTGTTCAAAGTTTATCCTATATAATGGAAGATGACATGGCTAGTAATAGATCTGAATCGCCTCCTCTCTTTGGAGGACATCAGACCTGGAAACAAAGAGATAAAAGCTTCAAAGTAAAGCCTACGATGAAG GTGCATTGTGGTTTTATGAAAAATGGTGGTGCAGAAATGGACCCAAAGGATATCGAATATTCCAAGAAGTGTCGATTTGTTGTTGCATCTGGTATATTTGATGGATATGACCTACCTTATCAACCATCCAATATAAGCCAGCGCTCGAGGAAGCTATTTTGTTTTCTGATGGTGGTGGATGAAGAATCTTATAACTTTATCAAGGGAAATGTTACAGTTAGAGAGGATGAGGCTGGTGGGCAGTGGGTGGGTATCTGGCGTCTAGTTCTGCTGAAGCATCCGCCTTATGATGAGCCCAGGAGGAATGGAAAGGTTCCAAAGATATTAACCCACCGACTATTTCCTCAAGCACAATACAGCATATGGATTGATGGTAAAATGGAGCTTATAGTTGATCCGTTGCTAATTTTAGAAAG ATATCTATGGCGGGGGAAGCACACATTTGCAATTGCACAGCACAAGCATCATAGAAGTATATATGAGGAGGCTGATGCTAATAAACGTAGAAAGCGATATGCTCGTCCTCTTATAGATCTCCACATGAGAATTTACCGCTATGAGGGGATGGAGCCATGGAATCCAAAGAAAGGCACTTTGAGTG ATGTGCCTGAAGGAGCTGTTATCATTCGCGAACATACTGCTATGAATAATTTGTTTAGTTGCTTGTGGTTTAATGAGGTTAACCTCCTTACGCCAAGAGATCAGCTGAGCTTTGGCTATGTTGTTTACAGGTTGGGAGGtctcttcaaattttttatgttcCCAAACTGTGAATACAGCTCAATTTTTATTCTGCACCCACACATTCGGGAACATTCGTCCCCAATAGAGTGGGTGAAAACATTAGAGGAGTTTGAGAAAGACCCTAGCTTGAAAGAGACTAGGGGAGGATTAGGCTTGTGGAACCCTTATCCTGGGAATCTTGATTTTGTTGTGCTACCACCTGTAGCTAGAACATCAAAAGCAGGATAA
- the LOC113709267 gene encoding uncharacterized protein: MDIEIDHYVVLGLPSEEEGARLSEKEISKAYRLKALELHPDKRPDDPNAHANFQKLKTSYEILKDEKARKLFDDLVRIRKEKIQRQSQQDTKRRKMMSDLEERERAAFAVDPELRAREEEDRIARKLKDEIARIRSMFTNKASSATPTPQKDTSKSPQRNTGDGGKTVDKGKVLKVSWEKVGEDYSAHRLREIFQGFGEVEDVVIKSSKKKGSALVVMASNDAAVAAVGNVLGSLSNPLLVLPLKPAQTTPIFSCAQDGVEPDEPKLNNLVGAGYQAFEDSVLDKLRKAAQKQK; encoded by the exons atggataTTGAAATAGATCACTATGTCGTATTGGGCCTGCCATCGGAGGAAGAAGGGGCAAGACTCAGTGagaaagaaatttcaaaggcataTCGATTGAAGGCGTTGGAGTTACATCCTGATAAGAGACCCGATGATCCAAATGCCCATGCTAATTTCCAAAAGCTGAAGACGTCATATGAGATTCTCAAGGATgaaaaagcaaggaaattaTTCGATGATTTGGTTCGTATAAGGAAAGAGAAGATTCAACGCCAATCCCAACAGGATACTAAGCGACGGAAAATGATGTCCGATCTCGAAGAAAGGGAACGAGCTGCCTTTGCTGTTGACCCTGAGTTGAGAGCTCGAGAAGAGGAGGATAGAATTGCTAGGAAGTTGAAAGATGAGATTGCCAGAATTCGTTCAATGTTCACTAACAAGGCATCTTCTGCTACCCCTACCCCTCAAAAGGATACATCTAAATCGCCACAGAGAAATACTGGTGATGGAGGGAAAACTGTAGATAAAGGGAAGGTGCTTAAGGTGTCATGGGAAAAGGTCGGTGAAGATTATAGTGCTCATAGATTGAGGGAAATTTTTCAAGGGTTTGGTGAGGTTGAAGATGTGGTCATTAAGAGTTCTAAGAAGAAAGGTTCAGCCCTTGTTGTGATGGCTTCCAACGATGCAGCT GTTGCTGCTGTAGGAAATGTCTTAGGCAGTTTATCCAATCCGTTACTAGTTTTGCCGCTTAAACCAGCTCAAACTACTCCTATATTCTCTTGTGCCCAGGATGGTGTGGAACCTGATGAACCGAAACTCAATAATTTAGTGGGTGCTGGATATCAGGCCTTTGAAGATTCAGTGCTAGACAAATTGAGAAAG GCTGCTCAGAAGCAGAAGTAA
- the LOC113710618 gene encoding transportin-1, with protein MANINSNANGSWQAQEEGFTEICGLLEQQISPTSDKSKIWQQLQHYSQFPDFNNYLAFIFARAQGKSVDVRQAAGLLLKNNLRTTFNTMPSANQQYIKTELLPCLGAADRHIRSTAGTIISVLVQIGGVAGWPELLHALVKCLDSNDLNHMDGAMDALSKICEDIPQVLDSDIAGLSERPINVFLPRFLQLFQSSSASLRKLSLNSVNQYIMLMPTVLYVSMDKYLQGLFVLANDPAPEVRKLVCSAFVQLIDVRPDFLEPHLRNVIEYMLQVNKDRDDEVALEACEFWSAYCDTQLPPDNLRDFLPRLLPVLLSNMAYADDDESLVDAEEDGSLPDREQDLKPRFHASRFHGSEDGEDDDDDTVNSWNLRKCSAAALDILSNVFGDEILPTLMPIIQSNLGNTDDGAWKEREAAVLAIGAIAEGCITGLYPHLSEIVAFLIPLLDDKFPLIRSISCWTLSRFSKYIVHGTSQQEGREKFSKVLMGLLRRILDDNKRVQEAACSAFATLEEEAAEELPPLLDIILQHLMCAFAKYQRRNLRIVYDAIGTLADAVGRELNQPKYLEILMPPLIAKWQQLSNSDKDIFPLLECFTSIAQALGSGFSQFAHPVFQRCINIIQTQQLAKVDPVSAGVQYDKEFIVCSLDLLSGLAEGLGSGIESLVSQSNLRDLLLQCCMDDAADVRQSAFALLGDLARVCPIHLHSRLSEYLDIAAKQLSTPNLKENVSVANNACWAIGELAIKVQKDMASIVMTVITCLVPILQHVEGLNKSLIENSAITLGRLAWVCPELVSPHMGHFMQHWCIALSVIRDDVEKEDAFHGLCAMVKTNPSGALSSLVYICQAIASWHEIRSEDLHNEVCQVLQGYKQMLNNGAWEQCMSNLEPHVKEKLAKYGV; from the exons atggcGAATATTAATAGCAATGCGAATGGAAGTTGGCAGGCGCAGGAGGAAGGTTTCACGGAGATCTGCGGATTGCTGGAGCAGCAAATTTCTCCGACTTCCGATAAGTCTAAGATTTGGCAGCAACTCCAGCACTATTCTCAGTTTCCTGATTTCAATAATTACCTCGCTTTCATTTTCGCTCGTGCTCAg GGAAAATCAGTGGATGTCAGGCAAGCTGCTGGGTTGCTTCTAAAGAATAACCTCAGGACTACATTTAATACCATGCCATCAGCAAATCAGCAGTACATCAAAACAGAATTGCTACCTTGTTTAGGGGCTGCTGATAGGCACATCAGGTCTACAGCCGGAACAATCATTAGTGTACTAGTTCAGATTGGTGGAGTTGCTGGCTGGCCTGAGTTGCTTCATGCCCTGGTAAAGTGTTTGGATAGTAATGATCTGAATCACATGGATGGTGCCATGGATGCTTTGTCCAAG ATTTGTGAGGATATACCCCAAGTACTGGATTCTGATATTGCTGGATTATCTGAACGGCCCATTAATGTTTTCCTTCCAAGGTTTCTCCAG CTTTTCCAGTCTTCCAGTGCTTCTCTAAGAAAGCTTTCATTAAACTCTGTAAATCAATACATCATGCTAATGCCAACT GTTTTGTATGTATCCATGGATAAATACTTGCAAGGTTTGTTTGTTCTTGCTAATGATCCTGCTCCGGAGGTTCGGAAGTTG GTTTGTTCTGCATTTGTTCAGCTGATTGATGTTCGTCCAGATTTTTTGGAG CCACATTTGAGGAATGTAATTGAGTATATGTTACAAGTCAACAAGGACCGTGATGATGAAGTGGCTCTTGAAGCTTGTGAATTTTG GTCAGCATATTGTGATACCCAGTTGCCGCCTGACAACTTGAGGGATTTCTTGCCTCGGCTTCTTCCT GTTTTGCTATCGAATATGGCCTATGCTGATGATGATGAATCGCTAGTGGATGCTGAG GAAGATGGATCTCTTCCAGATCGAGAGCAG GATCTGAAGCCTCGTTTTCATGCATCACGCTTTCATGGATCGGAGGATGGAGAAGATGAT GATGATGACACTGTGAACAGTTGGAATTTGCGAAAATGCAGTGCAGCTGCTCTGGATATTCTCTCTAATGTTTTTGGCGATGAGATTCTCCCCACTTTGATGCCTATTATTCAG TCAAATTTGGGCAATACAGATGATGGAGCATGGAAAGAAAGGGAAGCTGCGGTTTTGGCTATTGGTGCCATAGCTGAGGGTTGCATTACTGGGCTCTACCCTCATCTGTCAGAG ATTGTTGCATTTCTTATTCCTCTTTTAGATGACAAGTTCCCTTTGATACGAAGTATTTCCTGCTGGACACTTTCCCGTTTCAGCAAATATATTGTGCAT GGTACTAGTCAGCAAGAAGGCCGTGAGAAATTCAGCAAAGTTCTTATGGGTCTTTTACGAAGAATACTGGACGACAACAAGCGGGTGCAGGAAGCTGCTTGTTCAGCCTTTGCCACATTGGAAGAG GAGGCTGCAGAAGAGTTACCACCACTTTTGGATATCATTTTGCAGCATTTGATGTGTGCTTTTGCAAAATATCAG AGGCGAAATCTTAGAATAGTATACGACGCAATTGGAACATTGGCAGATGCTGTTGGACGGGAATTAAATCAG CCCAAgtatcttgaaattttgatgcctCCATTAATTGCTAAGTGGCAGCAACTTTCAAATTCAGACAAAGATATTTTCCCCCTGCTTGAGTGCTTCACATCAATTGCACAG GCACTGGGCTCTGGATTTTCGCAATTTGCTCATCCTGTATTTCAGAGGTGCATAAACATCATCCAGACTCAACAGTTGGCAAAG GTTGATCCTGTTTCAGCTGGGGTCCAGTATGATAAAGAGTTTATCGTCTGTTCTTTGGATCTTCTCTCTGGACTTGCAGAAGGTCTTGGCAGTGGAATAGAAAGTTTG GTCTCACAAAGTAATTTGAGGGACTTACTTCTGCAATGCTGCATGGATGATGCTGCTGATGTTCGACAGAGTGCTTTTGCATTGCTTGGTGATCTAGCACGG GTTTGTCCTATTCATTTGCATTCCCGGCTGTCCGAATATCTTGATATTGCAGCTAAGCAACTG AGCACCCCTAATCTGAAGGAAAATGTGTCAGTAGCCAACAATGCATGTTGGGCAATTGGAGAATTAGCCATCAAG GTTCAAAAGGATATGGCCTCCATAGTGATGACAGTTATAACATGCCTAGTCCCAATACTTCAGCATGTAGAG GGCCTGAACAAATCACTCATCGAAAACAGTGCAATCACCCTTGGTCGTCTAGCTTGGGTCTGTCCGGAGCTTGTTTCACCACATATGGGGCATTTCATGCAGCATTGGTGCATTGCTTTGTCTGT GATACGAGATGACGTGGAGAAGGAGGATGCCTTCCATGGTTTATGCGCAATG GTTAAGACAAATCCATCAGGGGCTTTAAGTTCACTTGTTTATATTTGCCAAGCCATTGCAAGTTGGCAT GAAATTAGGAGTGAGGACTTGCACAACGAAGTGTGCCAGGTTTTGCAGGGATATAAACAA ATGCTCAACAATGGTGCATGGGAGCAATGCATGTCTAATTTAGAGCCCCACGTGAAGGAGAAGTTAGCAAAGTATGGAGTATAA
- the LOC113710619 gene encoding uncharacterized protein isoform X2, whose product MALCSRWMPNYQGVICPTLGVIRPQLPSRIHCRSWSTFRNHQSMPVPSGKMGNGRTPCFVRNKYALSVVGRNHQLPSIDDDFDQEPFWSNVLKKSFWALKSLSIFLVEQPSQLKYIEWPSFQSTLKTATLTLLLVGLLIIALSSVDSALYYILALLSRRRA is encoded by the exons ATGGCGCTCTGTTCCAGATGGATGCCAAACTATCAAG GCGTCATTTGCCCAACGCTTGGTGTAATTCGTCCTCAGCTACCTTCCCGTATTCATTGTCGCAGTTGGAGCACGTTCAGAAATCATCAAAGCATGCCAGTGCCATCCGGCAAG ATGGGCAATGGAAGGACTCCGTGTTTCGTGCGGAATAAATATGCTTTATCTGTAGTAGGTAGAAATCATCAGCTGCCAAGCattgatgatgattttgatCAGGAGCCCTTCTGGTCAAATGTGTTAAAGAAATCTTTCTG gGCTCTGAAGTCTCTAAGTATATTTCTTGTTGAGCAGCCAAGTCAGTTAAAGTACATAGAATGGCCAAGCTTTCAGAGCACG CTAAAGACTGCGACTCTCACTCTTCTTCTTGTTGGGCTGCTCATAATTGCGTTGTCCTCCGTAGATTCTGCTCTCTATTATATACTTGCTTTGCTGTCAAGGAGGCGTGCTTGA
- the LOC113710619 gene encoding uncharacterized protein isoform X1, protein MWILCDRIGSSFFCIRWRSVPDGCQTIKLPSRIHCRSWSTFRNHQSMPVPSGKMGNGRTPCFVRNKYALSVVGRNHQLPSIDDDFDQEPFWSNVLKKSFWALKSLSIFLVEQPSQLKYIEWPSFQSTLKTATLTLLLVGLLIIALSSVDSALYYILALLSRRRA, encoded by the exons ATGTGGATACTCTGTGACAGAATTGGGTCTAGTTTTTTTTGCATTAGATGGCGCTCTGTTCCAGATGGATGCCAAACTATCAAG CTACCTTCCCGTATTCATTGTCGCAGTTGGAGCACGTTCAGAAATCATCAAAGCATGCCAGTGCCATCCGGCAAG ATGGGCAATGGAAGGACTCCGTGTTTCGTGCGGAATAAATATGCTTTATCTGTAGTAGGTAGAAATCATCAGCTGCCAAGCattgatgatgattttgatCAGGAGCCCTTCTGGTCAAATGTGTTAAAGAAATCTTTCTG gGCTCTGAAGTCTCTAAGTATATTTCTTGTTGAGCAGCCAAGTCAGTTAAAGTACATAGAATGGCCAAGCTTTCAGAGCACG CTAAAGACTGCGACTCTCACTCTTCTTCTTGTTGGGCTGCTCATAATTGCGTTGTCCTCCGTAGATTCTGCTCTCTATTATATACTTGCTTTGCTGTCAAGGAGGCGTGCTTGA
- the LOC113710619 gene encoding uncharacterized protein isoform X3, whose amino-acid sequence MPVPSGKMGNGRTPCFVRNKYALSVVGRNHQLPSIDDDFDQEPFWSNVLKKSFWALKSLSIFLVEQPSQLKYIEWPSFQSTLKTATLTLLLVGLLIIALSSVDSALYYILALLSRRRA is encoded by the exons ATGCCAGTGCCATCCGGCAAG ATGGGCAATGGAAGGACTCCGTGTTTCGTGCGGAATAAATATGCTTTATCTGTAGTAGGTAGAAATCATCAGCTGCCAAGCattgatgatgattttgatCAGGAGCCCTTCTGGTCAAATGTGTTAAAGAAATCTTTCTG gGCTCTGAAGTCTCTAAGTATATTTCTTGTTGAGCAGCCAAGTCAGTTAAAGTACATAGAATGGCCAAGCTTTCAGAGCACG CTAAAGACTGCGACTCTCACTCTTCTTCTTGTTGGGCTGCTCATAATTGCGTTGTCCTCCGTAGATTCTGCTCTCTATTATATACTTGCTTTGCTGTCAAGGAGGCGTGCTTGA